GAACTCTACGACGGGGTCGCCTATGATGTTGTCCTCATCCCAGGTCCTACCGTCGAATACGAGTTTAACCTAATCGGAATCGCCCCTATGCCATTCCCCATAAAGGGAATGCTCAGGGTACCAGATATAGCTGCCGTTGAAGAATTGCCACATCAGCCTCAAACCGGGGCCCTGAACATCCTCCATCTTGACCCAGACCTCCAGGCGGTAGTAGGTAAGGGGCTTTATCCTAGGCTTATCCTTATGGTCAGGTAGGGCGAATAAGATCGAATCTTCGGGTTCATCCCCACTATCTGGACGGAGGACCTCCCGCTGTGGCTTATGGAGCTGTTGGATATGCAGATGGGTGATCCGCTTTGAACCTCGAAACCCCAGGGGAAAGGCATCCTCCCATACGAGTCCGCGAACTTATAATGCTTAGATGACCTGTCTAAAATTTTTATTTCCTCGAAACTCGGGTTCGGGGCGAGGTTCCCACCTACCTTAACCTGTTCAAGCGTATGTAATCGGATGGTGTCCTCTACGATCCCGCTGCCGGCGGTTCCAATCGATAACGTCTCCTCCCTGACGGCCTTACGGGTGGTGGGGAGGGGGAGGGAGAGGGATGTCCACCCCCTTCAGGCGTGACGTTGAGCTCGAGGTATATGAAGGAGGCCGCGGTCAGCAGCAGGGTCGTTACCATGAAGAGTTTTTGAAGTGTGATCATTTCAGCTTCAATCCCACCCATATATGGGCGCCCATCTCCAATTGGGGCTGCGGCGGGGAAAGGTTGTTTTTCAATCTTTTAAAGCTTACTTATCCTGTGCGGTCGAGCATGGTTAAAACATTAATTATAATTGTACCGTCTTATCCTGTGGCTGGAGAAAAGATGGTATGACGGTTAACTGGTGGCTGCCCACCTTAGCTTTAACTTTAGGTTTGGTGGTGTTCTCGGCCTTGGCGAACCAGCGTAGATATGGATATGTGCGTAGGGCGTACCGCCTCTACAGGGATGGCGGCTTGGAGGGGGCCTTCATAGACTACGTACTAATGGAAGGCGCGGATTTAGAGGCCACCCCCATGGGTGAGGTTTACGAGCTGAAGCGTGGAGAGCTATATTGGAAGAGGGCTGCAACTGCCTCTTACGGGATGAGCTCGGCCATATGCGCCGTAGTTATATTATTGTCCTTCTATGGAGCTTTGAAGGCACCTAGATGGGTTCCATCCCTGTTCTTAGCTTTATTAATGTCATCCGCGTATATAACCTATCGGTCATGGAGATATTTTAGGGTAACCGGGAGGAAGGGTAAATAATATGTGCTTAAAATGGACGATTGACCTCGTAGCAATCTCCCTACTGTTATTAGCGGTTTTTTCTCCTCATTTTCCATCGTCGTTAGTCGCCGGTTCGCCGGCTGAGAGGGGATATATTGGGGCGGTGATATCTGAGACGCTGGTCTCCGTGGACGACCCCTATTTTGGGGATTACGATCCGCTCTCAGGCAATGGGACGATCGCCAAGATAATCGACGTGAACGGCGTGAAATATTTTCAAAGCCTCGCGGGCGGGGAGGCTGCCCCCCCATCCGATGATTACATGTTCCGATACTTGACTAGGTTGCCCGAGGTCGACGCGACTAGGCATTGGAAACTCCACTTCAGACATTACGTGGTGAACCTGGGGGACGCCGATTTGGAGAACTGCGTCCTCGACGGATGGCACTCCTACCTGATAGCCCCAGGCGGGAGCCTCTACGGGAACCTCTGGCGCCTCTATAAATATAATGCTTCGAGCCCCACGCTCTTAAAGGCTAAAACGACCATAAAAGCCAACGCCTCATACATAATCCATGACATACCTTCGGGATACAGGGTCACCTTCATATTCTCCTTTAAGACCGGGGATGCGGTGCTCGATTCATGGGTTGAGGGGGGCGTCATAGGCAGGGAGATAATCAAGTTTAAGGGTCCAAACTATACGCTTCCAGTCATGGAGCTGAGCAGGATCAGGCCTGGGACCGTGAAGCTCACGCCGCCCAGGCTCATAGAATACAACTTCAACGTCGTAAACCTTAATGAGACGAGCAGTTTAAATCTACGCTTAGAATACAAGTTTGGGGAGACGACGGTATGGGAGATGCAGTTATGGCCCTCCGGCAATCAAGGCGAGGTAGGCTCCACGGAGTTCACCCTGGAGCCTTTGGCGGAGAAAAGCTTCAGTATGTCCCTCCTCTTCCCCGAGGATAAGGACGACCACGGGGTCCTCGTGTACTTCGGAATCCTAATCCTATCGGGTAGGGAGGCCCCCCCTTTGAAGGGGGAGATATGGGAGAACCTCTACGGGGTTAACTCCTATCTAGGGATAACGCAGTCCTGGATCACNNNNNNNNNNGGGGGTAGGGGGGATTCAAGGGTGGAGTTATCCTCCGTTGTGGCGCCGTACGTCTCCCCCTTCAGCTTGGACATCCTGCCCTACGAGCATTACCTGGAGGTCAGGGTCTTCGATGGAAACCATAGGGAGCTAATCTACGGCCCCGTAAGGATCGTCCTAAACGGGACGATTAGGAAGGGGGATGAACTCCTCTTCAACTATACGATTCCTGTGGAGGAGCTGGCCTACAGGAGCGGTAGATACATAGCCCAGATAGACACGTATAGGAGGGGCTTATCCGAGGACATGAACCTGGCGAGGTTGTCCATACCCTTCCATTTAAGCCTGCCGGACCTACGCTTGAGGGATCTAAACCTCAAGGAGGAGCCCAAGATCAGATCAAGCAACACAGTGATCGTAACCCTCGAGAACGTAGGGGAGTACCCCGCCGACGACTTTAAAGTGGGATTCTACGTGGATGATGCCCTCATGGAGGAGAGAGTGGCCTCCCTGAAGCCGGGGGAGGCCGTGGAGCTGAGCTTCAACTGGACACCCCGGAGGGATAGGGCCAAGCTGACCGTCAAGGCTGACATCGATCAGGTCCTGCCTGAGGGCAGGCTCGAAGACAACCAGGTTTCAAGACTCGTAATAATAGGGGGAGGGCTCCCCAGGCTGAGCCCATACATCATAATTGCTTTAACCGCGATCTTAGCTGCGGCGGCCCTGGCATTACATGGTAGGGGATGGCCGAGGCGTAGAGGCAATGGCGGAACGAGTGGCCGATAGCGATGTAGTGGGGGATGGAGGTGGGAGATTCATAGTTGATCCCCCTGATCTACGGGTTAGCCCCGATCCATGTTCCTTCCTTCTTCTATCTGGACCTCATGGCGAGGGGGAGGATCATACCCAGGGGCCGCTACAGGGGGGAGCCGATCTCAGTGGTTATCCCCTGCCACAACGAGGAGGCCGTCATAGGGAATACTTTGAAGGCGCTGTTGAGGATTAAACGGGGGGATTGGGAGGTTATAGGCGTAGATGATGGGAGCAGCGACCGCACCTTCGAGGTGGCCTCCTCCTTTGAGGGGGTCAGGGTCCTCCGGAGGGAAGGGGGTGGGAGGGGGAAGGGCGAAGCCGTANNNNNNNNNNTGCGAAGCATGACATCATATGCGTATTGGATGCGGATTCCAGGCCACACCGTCGCGCCCTGGAGTATCTAGTCCCATATCTCAGGGCTAAACGGGTAGCAGCCTCATGCGGCATAGTCAAGGTCAGGAATAAACGGGTGAACTGGCTTACGGAGATCGTGTCCTTCGAGTATACCCTGGCGAATTATATTCAATGGAAGAAGTCCATGATAGACTCCTATGTTCCATGGATGCCGGGGACCATAACTCTGGTGAAGAGGGCCCTCGCGGAGTTTCCCCCATCCCTGGTTGAGGATGCGGAGCTGAGCGCCAAGCTCGTCGAGGACGGCTACGTAATAATCGTGGATAAACGGGCCGCCGCCTCGGAGATCGCCCCGACGACCCTGAGGGCCTACCTGAGGCAGAGGGTTAGGTGGGCTAGGGGCAACTGGAGCCTCCTCAAATACTTTAGGAACCGGAGGATCTTAATGAATTATCTCTTAACTTTCTTCGAGCGCATCCAGCCGGCCTTGACGGTCATCAGCTACATCCTCTTCGGATGGGGCATCTACACCCGAAGCTACGCCGTGGACTTCGTCCTCACCCCCCTATGGGGCTTCACCATAGCGGTTATGCTCCTCCTCTACAGGCAAGCGGTGAGGGAGACCCGGGAGAAGTATAGGCTGAGAACCTACATCCTATACTTCCTCGCATCCTCGTTCCTCTACCTAGCAATATGGGTGAGGAGCCTGTTCCCCCTAAAGGGATGGCATAAAACCCGGCGGGTAAGGGATTACCGTTGAACCGCCGAGGCTTAGAATGGGAACCCTTTAAATAATGAATTGGCGTAGAGCTGTATTCTAGGGAGGGAGATAGGGAGGGTTACATATGGGTGGAGGCAGGGCTTCGCCGCCCAGGACACCCACCGGGATAGAGGGATTGGACGCCATGATCAAGGGTGGGATCCCCAAGGGCAGGATCGTGGTCGTATGCGGGGGGCCTGGGACCGGGAAGACCACCCTTGCGATGCAATACCTCGTGAACGGAGTTCAGAAATTCGGGGAGAACGGGCTATACGTAAGCTTCGACGAGTCCATGGAGAAGATATTTGAGGAGGCCAGCTATTACGGATGGGACCTCGAAGGCCTCCACCGTAGGGGTGAGATAGGCTTCCTAGACCTCTCATCCCAGATAAAGGGTAGGGGCTTCTCGATGGAGAAGCTTTCCAAGGCGATAAGGGATTCAGCCTACAAGGTCAAGGCTGAGAGGATATCCGTCGATCCCTTAGCGGCGTTAACCCTGTCCTTCCCGGACATGATGGAGAGGCGGACCGCCATACTCGCGTTGTTCGAGGCTCTGGCTGAGACCGGGGCCACCTCGATAGTTACGGATGAGGTTAGAGGCGACTCCGATAGGGCGATACTCCTCGAGGAATACCTGGCCGACGGCGTCATAATCCTCAGATCCTCCCAGGTGGAGAGGGGGCGCGTCAGAACCATAGAAGTGGAGAAGATGCGGGGAACCCCTATAGACGATCAGGTCAGGCCCTACATAATAGGGGATGACGGGTTGGAGGTGATCTCGGAGAGGGACATATTCTCATTCGCCGCGGAGCTGCTCACCAGGAGGTAGGATCACCCATCCGATGGGGACCCGCACAGGTTCACGCGGATCCCATGGATCAGCCCCCACTCGGACACCCCTAAGGCTAAGGATGGTGGTCTCACCCATAACTTAAAGATTCCTCCGGCATTCAGTCCATTTAGGGTTGGGTCAGGTTCAAGTTCAGGGTTGGTTCCAGGGTTAGTTTCAGCCTTAGCCTCAGGGTTAGGTTTTTAGGATTCCTCCGTTATCTTCTCATCGTATAATCCCTGGTCCAGCTCTTGGGATACGAGCTTCGCCTCCTTCCCCTCGACCTTGACGCCCATGCTCTGGCATGCCCCCAGCACGGTCTTGACGGCGCCCTTCAGGGTTTTAGCGTACATGTCCGGCCTCTTCATCCGGGCTATCCGGATCACCTGGTCCATGGATAGGTCGCCTATGAAGCTGGATCCGGGTGCGCCGGATCCCTTCTCCAGTTTAAGCTCTTTCACTATGAGGGCTGAGGCTGTGGGTGTTCCGACCTCCACCTCGAACTCCTTCGTCTCCACGTCGACTATAACCTTTACGGGTACTTTCATGCCGCCGTAGTCCCTGGTCAAATCGTTTATCGCGTTGACTATCATTAGGACGTTCACGCCTAGGGGGCTTAGGGCTGGCCCGAGGGGTGGGCCGGCCGTGGCTTTGCCTCCCTCCACGATGGCTTCAACCAATTTCTTCTCTCCCAATCCTCTCGCCCTCACCCTTCTCCTTCTCCAAGGGTTTAACGTAGTCGGCGTGGACGGTTATGGGTAGGATCGCGAAGCCCTCCTCCAGGAGCTCTATGGTGACCTCCTCCTTGACCCTGTCCACCCCGGTTATCCTGGCCCTCAAGCCCTTGAAGGGCCCGGCTACCACCTCGACCACGCCGCCCTCAGCCAACTCCTCTATCACCGGCTTGACCACTATGAACTTCTCTATGTCGCCTATGTTCACCGTACCTCTCGTACGGCCCCTGGCGTGTTTAAGCCCGGATATCGCCTCGTCCACCACGTGGGGGCCCGCGGCCTCCACGAATATGTAGCCCCTCACGGCCTCAGGGACGAATATGCTGGCTACCGGGAGCCCCCTGGCTGCAACCCTGGAGGCGAGGAGGTTGGCTACGGTCCTCTCCTGGCCAGTGGTCGTCCTCACCGCGAATATCATCATGCCCCTCCCAGGCCCGGCTCCAGCGTGGGCCCCTTCCCCGGTTGATGCGTCTGATCCTTTCCCGTTCACGTCTCGGATGCCCCCCTGAGGTTTCGATTCCTCCCCCTGTGGATGTTCAGCCGCCCCTGACCGGCGATAGGCCCACTATCCAGAATAGGGCCCTGACTATGAAGCCTACCACTCCTAGGGCGGCCACCCCTATGATGGAGACCTTGACTAGGAGCCAGGCCTCCCTGCGGCTGGGCCTGTGGAGGACGTGCATCAGCCTCTTGACGGATTGTACGAAGCTGCCGGTCGACATGGGGATCTCCTACCCTTCAACCATTAGAATCGTGGGGCTCATCATTAATGAACGTTTCTATCCGATGCGCCTCCAGCCAGGTCATCCCGGGCCCTCCAGCCATCCAGGAACGGCTGCGGTGGACTTGATACTTTTGATTCCAGCGTCGATGGTAGTGGTGGCGGAGCCCCTGGAGGCGGAGGGGTTGTCCACCTGGTTGGATAGGGGTCGACGGCTTGGGATGAGCCCGGGTAGATCCTTCATCCATGGGATCAGGGTTAAACGCACGGGTGGAATAGGTGGTTGAAGGTTAGGGGGTTGGCGTCGGATCGGTGGAGTTGGATCGTTGGGGCTTTTTATCCGGGTCCTCCGGTTCAATTAGGTGTGGGGTTGGTCTCCGAGGTTGCGTTTTCTCGGGTTTAACTGGATAGGTTTCTACGTTGTTTTTCATGGCCTTTATCGAATTTATCGGATTGGTTTATCTTACTTTACCTAAAATTTAAATATAGGTTAATTATAGTTTACCTATATGTTGAAGGATGACCTGGAAAGGTTTAATGAATGGTGGTTCACGGGCGAGATAAGGAGGACGCTTGCGCCCCCCTTCAAGAGATACGCCTTCGACCATCTCCGTAAGTCCCTGGAGGAGAGGCAGATCCTTCTAATGGTTGGGATGAGGAGGGTTGGAAAGACCACCCTACTCTATCAATTGGTGGAGAAGTTGCTGGAGGATCATAGGCCGGAATCCATACTCTACTTCTCCTTCGATGAGGCGAGATGGAACCCGAGGGATGTCCTGGAGGCCTATGAGAGGAGCGTCCTCAGGAGGCCGTTGGAGGAATGCGGGAGAACCTTCGTCTTCTTCGATGAAATCCAGTACTCCACGGGTTGGCCGGCCATAATTAAACAGTTTTATGACCTTTACCCCAATTTAAAATTTTTTATTTCAGGCTCGTCCAGCCTGCTCCTGGCTAGGGAAAGCCTGGAAAAGCTCGCAGGCAGATTCTTCCATTTTAACCTCAAGCCGCTGACCTTCCCCGAATTCCTGGAGATGAAGGGTGGGAGAATAGGGGATCTCGAAGCCTCCCCGAGGAGGATGGAATCATACTTCCTCGATTATTTAAGGAAGGCGGGGTTCCCGGAGATCGTGAACTGGGATGACGAAAGGAAGATCTCAGAATACATCAGAAACTCCGTTATAGACAGGGTGATTCTAAGGGATCTCCCCCTAGTCTTAAAGGCTAGGGATGTGGAGTTATCGGAGAGGATCATAGGCTTGATCCTTTCGAATCCCGGCTCGATCCTAAACGTGAACTCTTTAGCTGCGAATATGGGGAGAAGCAGGATAACCATCTCCAACTACCTGAAGCATTTAGAGCTGAGCTTACTGGTGAGGGCGCTGAGCAACTTCAGACCATCCCATCTGGCCTCTTCGAGGAAACTTAAAAAATACTATCCGGCCACCACCTCGCTCATCTACTCCTACTCTAAGAGGATCTTCGAGGAATACACCGGGAAAGTGCTGGAGACATACGTAGTAAACGCGTTAGATGCCAAGTACTACTTTAGAAAGGGAAGGAAAGAAATAAACATTTTATTGTTAAGGGATGGGGAAGTCGTACCGGTAGAGGTAAAGGAGAGCGTGAACGAGGAAAACCTCAGAAAATTCTCGAAACTGGTGAAGGGCATAGGAGGCGGGGAAGGCCTCCTGATATCGCTGAACCAGGAGATGGAGAAGGAGCAGATCAGGGTCCTCCCCGCATACCTAATCGAACAAAAAGCTTGGAGCCCCTCCAACAATAACCCTATTTATTATTAGATGCTTATTATTAGATGCCCATCCACCATAAGTAGCTTATGCTTAAAGTGGCGTATTGATGAAGGGAATTGATGAGATGGGGGCCTCGTCGAGTTGAGGATAGTTGAGGTTAAGGCTTATCCCCTGGCTGAGGGTGCCCATCCCGGGGAGAAGCCCTGGATGTACACGCCTTATTGGAGGAGCCTATTTAAGGCTCGGGCTTGGGGTCAACGCGGCATCTCCATGTGCCTAGTCGAGGTCGTGACGGATGAGGGGTTGAGGGGCTACGGCGAATCCATCGTTAGGGAGGTGCCTGGGGCCACCGCCCTGATAGTGAACGAGCTTTTGAGGCCGATACTGCTGGGGTGCGACCCATTCGACGTGGAGGTTCTATGGCAGCGCATGTATCATACCTTGAGGACGAGGGGCCATCATAAAGGGTTCCTGGTTGAGGCTTTGTCGGGGGTTGACTGCGCCCTATGGGATATACTCGGGAAGGCCGTGGGTAAGCCGGTTTACAAGCTGATCGGAGGCCTCGAGAGGGATAGGGTTAAAGCCTACGCCTCATCGATACCCTACGGCAAGCCCGAAGAGGTCTCCAGCACAGCTTTAAGGCTGGTTGAGGAGGGGCATGACCAGCTGAAGCTTAAGGTGGGGATGGGCCCCGCAGGCCTAGGATGGAGGAGCGACGAGAGGAACATTAAGGCCTTGAGGGAGGCCTTGGGCTACGATGTGGATTTGATCGTGGATGCGAACTCCGCCTTCACCTATAGGCAGGCGCTGAGGCTCGGCAGAACCCTTGAGAGGTATGAGGTCCTCTTCTTCGAGGAGCCCGTCCCACCGGACAACCTGGAGGGATACGTGAGGCTCACCGAATCCCTCGACGTCCCGATATGCGGCGGCGAATCCCACTATTTAAAATACGACTTCAGGGATCTAATCTCCAGGCACGCCGTAGACATGATCAACCCCGACCTGGCCAGGATCGGGGGATTAACCGAGGCTAGGAAGATCGCCGCCATAGCCGAAGCCTACGAGGTTGAGATAACCCCCCATATAGGGTTGTCGGGCGTAGGCTGCAGGGCGGCGACGCTGCAGCTATGCGCATCCCTCCCGGAGCGCCTATTCCTAGCCTACGAGTACATGTACAAGGGGGTGGAGAACCCCCTCATCAAGGGGATCCTAAAGGAGGAACTGGAGAAATTCGATAAGGGCTACGTGAAGGTCCCGGATAAACCCGGCCTAGGATTAGCCTTGGACATGGAAGCCGTACAAAGACACTTAATAAACCAACCCACATAACATATATGTGGATATGCATGGATGGCCGCCTCGGGATCGACGCCCGGCCGCTTCATGGATCCCCTACCCTGCAACCGTTAGAATCATGGAGCTCCTCATCATTATTGATGGACGTTCCTATCCGATGCGCCCCTAGACATCAGACTTATATGCTCGATTCCAGTAGCTAATGGCTGTGGTTGTGGGAGCCCCCGGGAGGCAGGGGCCGTCCCACCTAGTTGGATAGGGGTCGATGGCTTGGGATGAGCCCCGGTAGACCCTTCATCGGCAGGATCAAGGTTAGACGCATAGGCAGGATAGGCAGGTTGAGGGTTAGGAGTTGGCGGTGAGGCTGAGGATAAAGATCGCCGTCGGATCGAGGAGCATCGAGGCCGTCGCCCTGCTCAACAGCGGCTACGAGGCCCCCTCACCCCACCTCCTCATACCTTTAGGCATGGCGGGGCAGCTGGGGCTATGGCCCCCCGAGGGGGCCCTCCAGGTGGAGTTCGACACGGCGGGCGGCGTATTAAAGGCCTGGCTCTACCCGGGGATGGGTAGGGTGAAGGTTCTGACGGGCGGAGGGGAGTCGAGGGAGGTCGAAGCCGACGTGGTGGTGTCCCCTCTAGCCGATGAACCCCTGATAAGCGACGCGTTGGCTGAGGAGCTCGAGATAGCTGTGGAATCCTTCGGGAGGGGTCTCTGGAGGTTCAGGTGGGAGCCGAAGGAGAAGACAAGGGAGAGCGAGAAGAAAGGAGTATAAGATAAGATCCAAAACCATCGAGGATATTTTAAAGGAGTACCCTGAGCTGACCCGGGAAGATGTACAGGCAGCCCTCGAATACATCTCAAAGATTTTGAGACGTGAAATAGTAGCGCCTCTTTGAGGCGTAATCGTTGGCGAGGATTCTAGCGGATGAGAATATTCCGAAATCTATTGCGACCTGGCTTCAGAGTATCGGGTATGATACCGTACGCACCTCGGAAGTCGGCTTAAAAGGAGCCGCTGACAGCAGAATCCTTGAATACGCCAAGGCTGAGGATAGAATCATATTGACACTCGACCTAGATTTCGCATCCCCCTATTATAGAATGGGCGGCCTCTTCTCCGTTATTATTATTCGCCTTCACCCAGCTACGCCCGATAGGATTAAGAACCTCCTTGAAAGATTCCTCGCTAAAATCGATTTGAAAAGCGGATTTAGCCTTAACTCTTACATTCTTTTCAGCCACTTCGCGATATGCCTGGTGAATTCATCGAAGTCCGAGAGTCTAGTCTGCAGGAACTCGTAGACCAGCTTCAAGTCTATGGATGCGTAGTCGTGGACGAGGAGGTCCCTGAACCCTATCATCGAGGCGAGGGTCTCCGCGAACTCCCTGGGGATGATCCCCTCCTCGGCCAGGATGTACGGGATGTCCCTGTAGCGTTCCGGCCTGCGAAGCTGGAGGGAGGAGATTACCTCGCTGCCCACGTCTATCAGACATTCTATGGAGACTTGAAGATATCTTTCGGCGGCCCCGCTCACCTTGAAATCCCCCATAAACTCCTCGATGCTGGTTCCCCGCAGCGCCTCCAAGAATCCCCGGTACTGCCTCAACCTGCCCAGCTTAGCCGAGATCAAGGCCTCGTCTACGCTAGGGCCTGCCCCATGAGGCATTCATCATACCTCTCCGTCAACCTGCTGAGATCCAGGTATTCCCTCAGGCTCCTCGCCTCAAACTCCACCCTAGCCCTCTCATCCCTGGAGTAGACGACCCTGCCATGCTTTATCACCTGATACTTGAGCAGCGGCGGGGAAACATTCAGGATTACCAGGTCAACCCTGTCCCCCAATATCTCCGATAGCCTATTCAAAAGGTACAGGTAATATTCAAGTAGCTCCTTCGAGGTATCGGGTTCCTCGGAGAGCAGGACAGCCACGTCGACATCGCTTAGGGGACCACGGCTCCCCTTCGCATATGAGCCGAACAGGTAGGCTAATAGGATCTTCCCCTCACCCTCGAAGAACCCGGCTAAGCCTTCAAGCACCCCATTCAACATGTCACGCTTAACCCTCAACACGCCCGACTCGTAGAATCTAATGCCGTGGAAATTTATAAATGGTTAGGGTTCTCCGGTGTTC
This Candidatus Bathyarchaeota archaeon DNA region includes the following protein-coding sequences:
- a CDS encoding mandelate racemase/muconate lactonizing enzyme family protein, producing MRIVEVKAYPLAEGAHPGEKPWMYTPYWRSLFKARAWGQRGISMCLVEVVTDEGLRGYGESIVREVPGATALIVNELLRPILLGCDPFDVEVLWQRMYHTLRTRGHHKGFLVEALSGVDCALWDILGKAVGKPVYKLIGGLERDRVKAYASSIPYGKPEEVSSTALRLVEEGHDQLKLKVGMGPAGLGWRSDERNIKALREALGYDVDLIVDANSAFTYRQALRLGRTLERYEVLFFEEPVPPDNLEGYVRLTESLDVPICGGESHYLKYDFRDLISRHAVDMINPDLARIGGLTEARKIAAIAEAYEVEITPHIGLSGVGCRAATLQLCASLPERLFLAYEYMYKGVENPLIKGILKEELEKFDKGYVKVPDKPGLGLALDMEAVQRHLINQPT
- a CDS encoding DUF5615 family PIN-like protein, yielding MARILADENIPKSIATWLQSIGYDTVRTSEVGLKGAADSRILEYAKAEDRIILTLDLDFASPYYRMGGLFSVIIIRLHPATPDRIKNLLERFLAKIDLKSGFSLNSYILFSHFAICLVNSSKSESLVCRNS
- a CDS encoding nucleotidyltransferase domain-containing protein, with amino-acid sequence MLNGVLEGLAGFFEGEGKILLAYLFGSYAKGSRGPLSDVDVAVLLSEEPDTSKELLEYYLYLLNRLSEILGDRVDLVILNVSPPLLKYQVIKHGRVVYSRDERARVEFEARSLREYLDLSRLTERYDECLMGQALA
- a CDS encoding preprotein translocase subunit SecE, whose translation is MSTGSFVQSVKRLMHVLHRPSRREAWLLVKVSIIGVAALGVVGFIVRALFWIVGLSPVRGG
- a CDS encoding ATP-binding protein, which codes for MLKDDLERFNEWWFTGEIRRTLAPPFKRYAFDHLRKSLEERQILLMVGMRRVGKTTLLYQLVEKLLEDHRPESILYFSFDEARWNPRDVLEAYERSVLRRPLEECGRTFVFFDEIQYSTGWPAIIKQFYDLYPNLKFFISGSSSLLLARESLEKLAGRFFHFNLKPLTFPEFLEMKGGRIGDLEASPRRMESYFLDYLRKAGFPEIVNWDDERKISEYIRNSVIDRVILRDLPLVLKARDVELSERIIGLILSNPGSILNVNSLAANMGRSRITISNYLKHLELSLLVRALSNFRPSHLASSRKLKKYYPATTSLIYSYSKRIFEEYTGKVLETYVVNALDAKYYFRKGRKEINILLLRDGEVVPVEVKESVNEENLRKFSKLVKGIGGGEGLLISLNQEMEKEQIRVLPAYLIEQKAWSPSNNNPIYY
- a CDS encoding DUF86 domain-containing protein, with translation MPHGAGPSVDEALISAKLGRLRQYRGFLEALRGTSIEEFMGDFKVSGAAERYLQVSIECLIDVGSEVISSLQLRRPERYRDIPYILAEEGIIPREFAETLASMIGFRDLLVHDYASIDLKLVYEFLQTRLSDFDEFTRHIAKWLKRM
- a CDS encoding transcription elongation factor Spt5, with the translated sequence MNGKGSDASTGEGAHAGAGPGRGMMIFAVRTTTGQERTVANLLASRVAARGLPVASIFVPEAVRGYIFVEAAGPHVVDEAISGLKHARGRTRGTVNIGDIEKFIVVKPVIEELAEGGVVEVVAGPFKGLRARITGVDRVKEEVTIELLEEGFAILPITVHADYVKPLEKEKGEGERIGREEIG
- a CDS encoding glycosyltransferase; its protein translation is MIPLIYGLAPIHVPSFFYLDLMARGRIIPRGRYRGEPISVVIPCHNEEAVIGNTLKALLRIKRGDWEVIGVDDGSSDRTFEVASSFEGVRVLRREGGGRGKGEAV
- a CDS encoding glycosyltransferase family 2 protein, translating into AKHDIICVLDADSRPHRRALEYLVPYLRAKRVAASCGIVKVRNKRVNWLTEIVSFEYTLANYIQWKKSMIDSYVPWMPGTITLVKRALAEFPPSLVEDAELSAKLVEDGYVIIVDKRAAASEIAPTTLRAYLRQRVRWARGNWSLLKYFRNRRILMNYLLTFFERIQPALTVISYILFGWGIYTRSYAVDFVLTPLWGFTIAVMLLLYRQAVRETREKYRLRTYILYFLASSFLYLAIWVRSLFPLKGWHKTRRVRDYR
- a CDS encoding DUF433 domain-containing protein; this translates as MWNPSGGVSGGSGGSRRRRQGRARRKEYKIRSKTIEDILKEYPELTREDVQAALEYISKILRREIVAPL
- a CDS encoding 50S ribosomal protein L11; this encodes MGEKKLVEAIVEGGKATAGPPLGPALSPLGVNVLMIVNAINDLTRDYGGMKVPVKVIVDVETKEFEVEVGTPTASALIVKELKLEKGSGAPGSSFIGDLSMDQVIRIARMKRPDMYAKTLKGAVKTVLGACQSMGVKVEGKEAKLVSQELDQGLYDEKITEES
- a CDS encoding AAA family ATPase, producing MGGGRASPPRTPTGIEGLDAMIKGGIPKGRIVVVCGGPGTGKTTLAMQYLVNGVQKFGENGLYVSFDESMEKIFEEASYYGWDLEGLHRRGEIGFLDLSSQIKGRGFSMEKLSKAIRDSAYKVKAERISVDPLAALTLSFPDMMERRTAILALFEALAETGATSIVTDEVRGDSDRAILLEEYLADGVIILRSSQVERGRVRTIEVEKMRGTPIDDQVRPYIIGDDGLEVISERDIFSFAAELLTRR